Proteins found in one Cardiocondyla obscurior isolate alpha-2009 linkage group LG03, Cobs3.1, whole genome shotgun sequence genomic segment:
- the LOC139113787 gene encoding uncharacterized protein: YDYYFKKLFYFRCLHYFNSSEKFKVHIVDCGTLNNCAIQLPSEDKKWLSFSNHDHKERVPFVVYADLECVLQKIDPPSSPKQTTFNYQRHEVFSVGYYVRCSFDESLSRYKYRRGLDCVEWFVEQLVKLAHRVKTIMLKTVPMETLSNAQRQEHKNATVCHMCKNPFAVGEKRVRDHCHLTGRYRGPAHSKCNLRYRDTRYIPIVFHNLSGYDAHFIIKEIATAYEGKINLLPITKEKYISFTKHVDDTIEGQDSRTAIKLRFIDSYKFLNASLDKLSSLLAKDKLRILRAEFATLSEENFNLLTRKGVFPYEYVNSVEKLNESSLPSRDSFFSSLTGDTVSETDYAHAETVWQRFSVRTLGEYSDLYLKTDVLLLADVFENFRDRCVESYGLDPAHYYTLPGFTWDAMLKHTRINFELLTDIDMVMFVERGIRGGLSQCSNRYARANNRYMRSGYDSSKPSSYIMYYDVNNLYGWAMCQSLPYANFEWVDDEELANLDVNAIAADSPTGYILEVDLEYPKSVHDVHSDLPFCPTREKPPEAKHNKKLLATLKDKEKYVIHYRNLQLCTRHGLRVTKVYRALRFTQSAWLRDYIELNTQQRTRATNDFEKNLFKLMNNAVFGKTMENIRNRVDVRLLTQWDGRYGVEAMIAKPNFHSRSIFAENLVAVELRKLKVKLDKPIYVGMSILDISKVCLYEFHYEYMLPTFEDKCSVMYTDTDSLVYSVQCEDVYEMMKRDIARFDTSDYPPDNAYGMPLVNKKIPGLMKDECNGAIVTKFVGLRAKMYAIKVDGRSDTKKAKGVKSGVVARTITFDDYVKCLDNEITMTRDQSCVRSKLHEVYTVSETKIALSPYDDKRYLVPDSTKTLPWGHYNAP, translated from the coding sequence tatgattattattttaaaaaattattttattttaggtgtcttcaCTACTTCaattcgagcgagaaatttaagGTTCATATCGTGGATTGTGGAACTTTAAACAACTGCGCTATACAACTACCTAGCGAGGACAAaaaatggctcagcttttccaacCACGATCACAAGGAGCGCGTGCCGTTCGtcgtatacgccgatctggagtgcgtgctgCAAAAGATCGATCCACCGTCGTCGCCGaaacaaacgacgtttaattacCAACGTcacgaagtattcagcgtgggatactacgtgcGATGCTCGTTTGACgagtcgctgtcaagatataaatatcgTCGCGGACTTGATTGCGTCGAGTGGTTCGTTGAGCAGCTAGTGAAACtggctcatcgcgtaaaaactaTAATGTTGAAAACCGTCCCGATGGAgacgttgtcgaatgcgcagcGCCAGGAGCATAAGAACGCGACAGTCTGCCACATGTGCAAAAATCCGTTTGCGGTGGgcgagaagcgtgtgcgcgatcattgtcaTTTGACTGGTCGGTATAGAGGccccgcgcactcaaaatgtaacctgCGATACCGCGACACACGTTACATCCCCATCGTGTTTCACAATCTGTCGGGCTACGacgcgcattttattataaaggagatcgccacagcgtacgagggtaaaattaatctattgccgataacgaaggagaaatatatctcctttacGAAACACGTGGACGACACGATAGAGGGACAGGActcgcgaactgcgataaagttgcgctttatagactcgtacaaatttttgaacgctagcctcgacaaattatcgtctctactcgccaaagacaaattgcgaatcttgcgcgctgaatttgcgacactttcagaagaaaatttcaatcttttgacgcgaaaaggtgtatttccgtacgagtacgtcaacagcgttgaaaaattgaatgagtcaagcctaccgtcgcgcgactcattcttcagttcgctgaccggtgacacggtgagtgagacagattacgcgcacgccgagaccgtatggcagcggttctccgttcgaactctgggcgagtacagcgatctgtacctcaagacTGATGTATTGCTATTGGccgacgtatttgaaaattttcgcgatagatgcgtcgagagttacggactcgatcccgctCACTACTACACCttgcccggtttcacgtgggacgcaatgctcaagcatacgcgtattaattttgaactgTTGACTGACATCgacatggtgatgttcgtcgaacgcggtatacgcggcggtctcagtcaatgctccaacagatacgcgcgagctaataacagatacatgcggtcggggtacgactcgtcgaaaccttcgtcgtacatcatgtattacgatgtaaacaacTTGTACGGTTGGGCTATGTGTCAGTCGTTACCGTACGCGAATTTTGAATGGGTCGACGACGAAGAACTCGCAAACCTCGACGTAAACGCGATAGCCgcggactcgcccacgggttatatccttgaggtggatctcgagtatcctaAAAGTGTGCACGACGTGCACTCtgatctgccgttctgtcccacgcgagagaaaccaccggaagcgaaacataataaaaaacttttggctacgctgaAAGACAAGGAGAAATACGTCAtacactatcgcaatctgcagctgtgcacgcgtcacggtcttcgcgtcaccaaggtttatcgcgcgctgcgattcactcagtcagcatggttgcgcgattacatcgagctcaacacgcaacaacgaactcgcgcgaccaatgatttcgagaaaaatttgtttaaactgatgaacaacgcggtgttcggtaaaacgatggaaaacatacgaaatcgcgtcgacgttcgattgctcacgcagtgggacggacggtacggtgtggaagcgatgattgccaaacctaattttcaTAGCAGAAGcatattcgcggaaaatttggtggctgtggaattgcgtaaactcAAGGTGAAATTAGATAAGCCGATATACGTTGGTATGTccatactcgacatatctaaggtgtgcttgtacgagtttcattacgagtacatgttaccaacttttgaagacaaatgtagcgtcatgtataccgacacagacagtctcgtgtacagcgtccagtgtgaggacgtatacgagatgatgaagcgtgatatcgcgcggttcgacacgagcgactatccaccTGATAACGCGTACGGTATGCCTCTcgtgaacaaaaaaataccgggtttaatgaaggatgagtgcaacggtgcgattgTTACAAAGTTTGTCGGACTTAGAGCGAAAATGTACGCGATCAAGGTGGACGGTAGAAGCGACaccaaaaaagcaaagggtgtaaagagcggagtcgtggcgcgaactataacgttcgacgattaTGTGAAGTGTCTCGATAACGAGATCactatgactcgcgaccaatcgtgcgtaagatcgaaattgcatGAAGTGTACACCgtatccgagacaaagatcgctttgagtccgtacgacgacaagcgatatctcgtgccagaCTCGACTAAGACCTTACCATGGGGTCATTATAATGCACCTtga